In Aspergillus luchuensis IFO 4308 DNA, chromosome 1, nearly complete sequence, the following are encoded in one genomic region:
- a CDS encoding uncharacterized protein (COG:G;~EggNog:ENOG410PHGF;~InterPro:IPR005828,IPR003663,IPR036259,IPR020846;~PFAM:PF00083,PF07690;~TransMembrane:10 (i199-221o233-254i296-316o328-347i419-440o460-481i488-510o516-537i558-577o589-608i);~go_component: GO:0016020 - membrane [Evidence IEA];~go_component: GO:0016021 - integral component of membrane [Evidence IEA];~go_function: GO:0022857 - transmembrane transporter activity [Evidence IEA];~go_process: GO:0055085 - transmembrane transport [Evidence IEA]), whose protein sequence is MLAETSLVSTPPTVSAAIIATRSQYLEMFGKEECPVIGEPIFENKPSNDEYASDHRENIRLQRSFGTAAERARRNMNAKLANPLAGYTQEELRQQGINFAITHQMGDEEDVRAFAMGAMLAQVPERYAEVPGLTPQELAVLENEYAHRWSQPWTMYLVICLCSLSAAVQGMDETVVNGAQIFYKHQFGIDRGSESRSNWLLGLVNCAPYMCCALIGCWLTVPFNAWFGRRGTIFITCCFSAITCLWQGFVNTWWHMFIARFALGFGIGPKSATVPIYAAETAPPVIRGALVMQWQMWTAFGIMFGYVADLAFFEIQDPAGIVGLNWRLMMASALFLALLVCCFVFTCPESPRWYMSRNRYDKAYESMCSLRFNKVQAARDLYYMHTLLQAETGMKLGQNKLIELIAVPRNRRALIASELVMFMQQFCGVNVIAYYSSEIFLGTTGNSLTQLSVSNQRKALAASFGWGMINWLFAIPAVYTIDTFGRRNLLLTTFPLMALSMFFTGFSFWIPEDTHSSARLGCIALGTYLFAIVYSVGEGPVPFTYSAEAYPLYVRSHGMALATATTWLFNCLLAITWPSLRAAFTPQGAFSWYAGWCIVGWWLILMFMPETKGKTLEELDQVFSVPTRFHAAYGLRQIPYFFRRYILRQKIRPEILYERDDEVPMTEAGYNTA, encoded by the exons ATGTTGGCTGAAACG TCTCTCGTTTCTACACCCCCCACAGTATCAGCTGCTATCATCGCGACCAGATCCCAATATCTGGAAATGTTTGGAAAAGAGGAATGTCCGGTCATCGGGGAGCCGATCTTCGAGAATAAGCCCTCGAACGATGAATATGCATCTGACCATCGAGAAAACATTCGTCTCCAGCGTTCCTTTGGAACAGCTGCAGAGCGAGCACGGCGAAACATGAACGCGAAGCTTGCCAATCCCCTGGCCGGATACACCCAGGAGGAACTACGCCAGCAGGGCATCAACTTCGCCATCACTCACCAGATGGgtgacgaagaggatgtgCGTGCCTTTGCAATGGGTGCCATGTTGGCGCAGGTCCCTGAAAGATATGCAGAGGTGCCCGGCCTGACGCCCCAGGAGTTGGCAGTTCTAGAGAATGAATACGCTCATCGCTGGTCCCAGCCGTGGACAATGTACCTGGTCATTTGCTTGTGTTCCCTGTCGGCTGCTGTTCAGGGAATGG ATGAAACTGTCGTCAATGGCGCCCAGATTTTCTATAAGCATCAGTTCGGTATCGATCGCGGCAGCGAATCGAGGTCAAACTGGCTGCTTGGTCTCGTAAACTGCGCACCCTACATGTGTTGCGCTCTGATCGGCTGCTGGTTAACCGTCCCATTCAACGCTTGGTTCGGCCGACGAGGCACCATCTTCATTACCTGCTGTTTTTCGGCCATCACCTGTCTCTGGCAGGGATTCGTCAACACCTGGTGGCATATGTTCATTGCGCGCTTTGCTCTGGGCTTTGGCATCGGTCCCAAGTCAGCCACCGTCCCGATCTACGCCGCAGAAACAGCCCCTCCGGTCATTCGTGGTGCCTTGGTCATGCAATGGCAGATGTGGACCGCGTTTGGCATCATGTTTGGCTACGTTGCCGAcctggccttcttcgagaTACAGGACCCTGCAGGGATCGTCGGTCTCAACTGGCGCTTAATGATGGCCTCGGCCTTATTTCTAGCCCTTCTCGTCTGCTGCTTTGTGTTCACGTGCCCCGAATCGCCTCGTTGGTACATGTCGCGCAACCGCTATGACAAGGCCTATGAGTCCATGTGCAGTTTACGTTTCAACAAGGTCCAGGCTGCGCGTGATTTGTACTACATGCACACATTGCTGCAGGCAGAGACAGGCATGAAACTGGGGCAGAACAAACTCATCGAACTTATCGCCGTTCCCCGAAACCGGCGGGCGTTGATTGCGTCGGAGCTCGTCATGTTCATGCAACAG TTCTGCG GTGTCAATGTTATTGCCTACTATTCATCTGAGATTTTCCTCGGGACTACGGGAAATTCACTGACACAGTTGTCCGTATCAAACCAGCGAAAAGCACTGGCAGCCTCTTTCGGATGGGGTATGATCAACTGGCTTTTCGCTATACCAGCTGTATACACAATTGATACGTTTGGCCGGCgcaaccttcttctcaccaCATTTCCTCTAATGGCACTGTCTATGTTCTTCACCggcttcagcttctggatACCGGAAGATACACACTCCTCCGCCCGCCTTGGATGCATTGCGTTAGGCACGTATCTATTCGCGATAGTGTACTCTGTCGGGGAGGGTCCAGTCCCATTCACATATTCCGCCGAAGCGTATCCACTTTACGTCCGTTCCCACGGCATGGCCTTGGCGACGGCGACAACATGGCTGTTCAACTGTCTGCTAGCCATTACCTGGCCCTCCCTGCGTGCGGCATTTACCCCGCAGGGGGCTTTCAGCTGGTACGCGGGGTGGTGCATCGTTGGATGGTGGCTCATCCTGATGTTCATGCCTGAAACCAAGGGCAAGACGCTGGAGGAATTGGACCAAGTGTTTTCGGTTCCGACGCGCTTTCATGCCGCATACGGACTTCGCCAGATTCCTTACTTTTTCCGAAGGTACATTCTACGCCAGAAAATCCGTCCGGAGATCCTATACGAGCGAGACGACGAGGTTCCCATGACCGAGGCTGGATACAACACCGCCTGA